One window of the Spirochaetia bacterium 38H-sp genome contains the following:
- a CDS encoding response regulator: MAKKVLIADDALLARKIARKILEKEGYEIEEASSGAEAIEMVEKIKPDILLLDLLMPGIDGTKVLEEIKNKGIRLPIIVVSADTQETTRKKCFDLGAKAFLNKPLTEEDLKKALQEVQ; encoded by the coding sequence ATGGCAAAAAAGGTGTTGATAGCGGATGATGCACTCCTTGCCCGCAAAATAGCAAGAAAAATACTAGAAAAAGAAGGTTATGAGATAGAAGAAGCTTCCAGCGGTGCCGAGGCAATAGAAATGGTAGAAAAAATCAAGCCTGATATATTGCTTCTTGATCTCCTTATGCCGGGGATAGACGGCACTAAAGTACTGGAAGAGATAAAGAACAAAGGCATAAGGCTGCCTATAATCGTAGTCTCTGCGGATACACAGGAAACAACAAGAAAAAAATGCTTTGACCTGGGAGCAAAAGCATTCTTAAACAAGCCGCTCACAGAAGAGGACCTAAAAAAAGCACTCCAAGAGGTACAGTAA
- a CDS encoding chemotaxis protein CheX produces MEIKEIHLDYLKEIMNIGVGKAASLLNTLLNSHIEMHVPEINILTEKEILQQFSSIAPEKISSVFLPFEGNISGLALLIFPPESAQHLIGLLLNDMQDDDDIDELRAGTLAEVGNIVLNSVMGTFSNMFSSAVHYSVPKYIEARPEKIFENYEEKHKEYSFLLARTRFTIKSLNIEGDIVILMEVNPFKQLLKEIDGHYKSIK; encoded by the coding sequence ATGGAAATCAAGGAAATCCACCTCGATTATCTTAAAGAGATAATGAACATAGGGGTGGGAAAAGCTGCAAGTCTCCTCAACACTCTGTTAAACTCTCATATAGAGATGCATGTTCCCGAGATAAACATATTGACAGAAAAAGAGATACTGCAGCAATTTTCTTCTATTGCACCGGAGAAGATATCCTCCGTATTTTTACCTTTCGAAGGTAATATAAGTGGTCTGGCGTTGCTCATTTTTCCTCCTGAGAGCGCTCAACACCTCATTGGACTGCTTTTAAACGATATGCAGGACGACGACGATATCGATGAGCTCAGAGCAGGCACCCTAGCAGAGGTAGGCAATATAGTCTTAAACTCAGTAATGGGCACATTCTCCAATATGTTTTCCTCTGCAGTGCACTACAGCGTACCCAAGTACATAGAAGCAAGACCAGAAAAAATATTTGAAAATTACGAGGAAAAGCATAAAGAATATTCTTTCTTGCTTGCAAGAACTAGGTTTACAATAAAGAGCCTCAATATAGAAGGCGATATTGTAATATTGATGGAAGTAAACCCATTTAAACAACTGTTAAAGGAAATTGATGGACATTATAAATCCATTAAATAA
- a CDS encoding diguanylate cyclase: MDIINPLNKGKEPISPASLALLDAISTGLFLITEFWTVLFWNRRMTEFTGIEELDVRGRDIRDFLPELSNNKYKILMEMLFKEGAPVILSPQLHKKLYKNVKNAKKEITREAFFNTTITLSQIAGTPCAVFTVEDVTDLVKRIQMYKEMKDRAIVEIERRKRTEEQLKNINKKLERTARTDPLTGLGNRREMEERLDAEMGRSSRTGSPFSIIMADIDSFKSFNDNFGHDCGDYVLVKVSQLFKHNLRKQDTISRWGGEEFLILLPDTKKEGALIAAEKLRRKIEEATFLFDGKEHKVTLTFGVAAYDNKANSVYEYIKKADQALLLGKASGKNCVYSL, from the coding sequence ATGGACATTATAAATCCATTAAATAAAGGAAAAGAGCCCATAAGCCCTGCATCTCTGGCTCTTCTAGATGCTATTTCCACAGGTCTCTTTCTTATAACCGAGTTCTGGACTGTGCTTTTCTGGAACAGGAGAATGACAGAGTTTACAGGCATAGAAGAACTTGACGTCAGAGGAAGAGATATAAGAGACTTCCTTCCGGAACTATCCAATAATAAATATAAAATTCTAATGGAAATGCTTTTTAAAGAAGGCGCACCCGTAATATTATCCCCCCAACTTCATAAGAAGTTATATAAAAACGTAAAAAATGCAAAAAAAGAAATAACAAGAGAAGCCTTTTTTAACACAACAATAACCCTATCACAGATAGCAGGCACCCCCTGTGCCGTTTTTACGGTAGAAGACGTAACAGACCTTGTAAAAAGAATACAAATGTACAAGGAGATGAAAGACCGGGCAATTGTAGAAATAGAAAGAAGAAAAAGAACAGAAGAACAGCTTAAAAATATCAACAAAAAGCTGGAAAGGACAGCAAGAACAGACCCTCTTACAGGGCTGGGAAACAGACGCGAGATGGAAGAGCGTCTTGATGCAGAGATGGGAAGGTCATCGAGAACAGGCTCCCCTTTCTCCATAATAATGGCGGATATAGATTCTTTTAAAAGCTTTAACGATAATTTCGGACATGACTGCGGGGATTACGTACTGGTAAAAGTCTCACAACTGTTTAAACACAACCTAAGAAAACAGGACACCATCTCAAGATGGGGCGGAGAAGAGTTTCTCATTCTTCTTCCTGATACAAAGAAAGAAGGAGCACTTATTGCCGCAGAAAAACTTAGAAGAAAAATAGAAGAAGCCACATTCCTCTTTGACGGAAAAGAGCATAAGGTAACTTTGACCTTTGGTGTTGCAGCATACGACAATAAGGCCAACAGCGTATACGAATATATAAAAAAAGCAGACCAGGCACTCTTGTTGGGAAAAGCATCTGGCAAAAACTGCGTCTATTCTCTATAA
- the aroA gene encoding 3-phosphoshikimate 1-carboxyvinyltransferase, whose product MDITISPSALKGSVEIPASKSHTIRALIIASLAEGTSIIKAPLVSRDTEACKKACSILGADIQKTQDGLKITGIAGAPSPPEEIIDVQNSGTTLYLLTAIAALTKGWTIFTGDKQIRRRSAQPLLEALNNLGAKAISSRNNGCAPLMISGPLQGGYTKLYSPTSQYLSALLIACPMAEKESTIELTLLKEHPYIDMTLWWLNKQKIKYSRENYKRFTILSGQKYTAFTEKISGDYSSATFFLCAAAITGSDLTLHNLDYTDPQGDKKVLEILKKMGADYSIDSKSNSITINGPSKLKATDIDMSSIPDALPALAATACYAEGTTRLYNAEHTRQKETDRISVMTKELTKLGAKITEKPDGMEIHGPCPLRGGIAHSHEDHRIAMAIATAALAAEAPITIKNAEAAEVTFPEFYEQLEKCTQNSSIKKE is encoded by the coding sequence ATGGATATAACAATTTCTCCATCCGCTTTAAAAGGCAGCGTAGAAATACCTGCATCAAAGTCACATACAATAAGGGCACTTATAATAGCAAGCCTTGCGGAAGGAACAAGCATAATAAAAGCCCCTCTTGTATCAAGAGATACAGAGGCATGCAAAAAAGCATGCTCCATACTTGGCGCAGATATACAAAAAACGCAGGATGGACTTAAAATAACAGGCATAGCAGGTGCACCATCTCCACCAGAAGAAATAATAGACGTACAAAACTCAGGAACTACACTCTATCTTCTCACTGCCATAGCCGCACTAACCAAAGGATGGACTATTTTTACAGGCGACAAACAGATAAGAAGGCGCAGTGCTCAACCACTTCTTGAAGCCCTCAACAACCTGGGCGCAAAAGCCATAAGCAGCAGAAACAACGGATGCGCCCCCCTTATGATATCAGGACCGCTACAAGGCGGATATACAAAGCTATACAGCCCAACAAGCCAATATCTCTCTGCATTGCTCATAGCATGCCCGATGGCAGAAAAAGAAAGCACAATAGAACTGACACTACTCAAGGAACATCCCTATATAGATATGACATTATGGTGGCTGAACAAACAAAAAATAAAATACTCAAGAGAAAACTATAAAAGATTTACAATCCTTTCAGGACAAAAATACACAGCCTTTACAGAAAAAATAAGCGGAGACTATTCCTCTGCAACATTCTTCCTTTGTGCCGCAGCAATAACAGGATCTGACCTTACGCTTCACAACTTAGACTACACAGACCCACAGGGTGACAAGAAAGTGCTGGAAATTCTCAAGAAAATGGGAGCAGACTACAGCATAGACAGCAAAAGCAACAGCATAACAATAAACGGCCCAAGCAAACTCAAAGCCACAGACATAGACATGAGCAGCATACCGGACGCGCTACCCGCACTCGCTGCCACAGCCTGCTATGCAGAAGGAACCACACGACTATACAATGCAGAACACACAAGACAAAAAGAAACAGACAGAATATCCGTCATGACAAAAGAACTTACAAAACTAGGCGCAAAAATTACAGAAAAACCGGACGGCATGGAAATCCACGGACCCTGTCCCCTCAGAGGCGGCATAGCACACAGCCATGAGGACCACAGAATCGCAATGGCCATAGCGACAGCAGCCCTAGCAGCAGAAGCTCCAATCACAATAAAAAACGCAGAAGCAGCAGAAGTAACCTTTCCTGAGTTTTACGAGCAGCTTGAAAAATGCACACAAAACAGCAGCATAAAAAAAGAATAA
- the ppk1 gene encoding polyphosphate kinase 1: MNGVFFNRDVNWVEFNARVLQEGIRDDIPVLERVKFFAIFGSNFDEFFKVRVAALRRQWRRGDIKTCPSGMLPSEAVVAIENRARELYSLAYAELKSSLLPALEEKGISVVSPESVRSSLRASMESFFDERIFPILTPIGLDEDFPFINGELSYVYILFKDGKKALVRIPPSVDGVLCFFTEKKRSYHVFTEALVEFFCYKLFPGMEVEDSVVFRIVRDADLSVDEERDEDFIEAMEAVIEDREVSMPVALFIRGNNSSLVSDVISYVSLEEAAVFFAGCPVALSSLFSLYNVNRQDIKNEVWPALLPPEYDEELTIWDNIRRGDILFFHPYHSFLPVIRLVEDAAVDPCVLAIKMTLYRTSTNSPIVAALERAARNGKIVVAVVELKARFDEQRNIAWARRLERAGATVLYGIRNLKVHAKALMIIRNEDDGLRRYVHVSTGNYNENTAQFYSDIGIMTAREDLCTEMGLFFNMLTGYTAVNRLEKLAMAPVNLKERFIFLIDREIARKRDGENARIIAKLNSLVDRDIIESLYRASCEGVEIFLCVRGVCMLVPGVSGLSENISVISIVDRFLEHSRIFYFENGGEPEVFIASSDWMPRNLERRVELLVPVERSFAKKRIIDVLSFYFSDTSHAYCLDDSGSYERVEGVSNRRAQQLMYEYFRMVSDKGGRAGISDGVFNVRRSPSSS; the protein is encoded by the coding sequence ATGAATGGAGTTTTCTTTAATAGGGACGTTAACTGGGTAGAATTTAATGCTAGGGTTCTGCAAGAAGGGATAAGAGACGATATTCCTGTTCTGGAAAGGGTAAAGTTCTTTGCGATATTTGGTTCTAATTTTGATGAATTTTTTAAGGTAAGGGTTGCTGCACTAAGGAGACAGTGGAGGAGGGGAGATATTAAGACCTGTCCATCAGGGATGTTGCCTTCTGAAGCTGTTGTTGCCATTGAGAATAGAGCTCGCGAGCTCTATTCTCTAGCCTATGCTGAGCTTAAATCTTCTTTACTTCCTGCGCTAGAAGAAAAAGGTATCAGTGTTGTTTCTCCTGAGTCTGTGCGTTCTTCTCTGAGAGCTTCTATGGAATCTTTTTTTGACGAGAGGATTTTTCCTATTCTTACTCCCATAGGGCTTGATGAGGACTTTCCTTTTATCAATGGTGAGCTGTCATATGTGTATATCCTTTTTAAAGATGGAAAGAAGGCTCTGGTCAGGATTCCTCCTTCTGTAGATGGTGTTCTCTGCTTTTTTACGGAAAAAAAGCGTTCTTATCATGTTTTTACGGAAGCTCTTGTGGAGTTTTTTTGTTATAAGCTTTTTCCCGGAATGGAGGTTGAGGATTCTGTTGTTTTTAGGATTGTGCGTGATGCAGATCTTTCTGTAGATGAGGAAAGGGATGAGGATTTTATAGAGGCTATGGAGGCTGTGATAGAAGACAGAGAAGTAAGTATGCCTGTTGCTTTGTTTATAAGAGGAAATAATTCTTCTCTTGTCTCTGATGTAATTTCTTATGTGTCTCTGGAGGAGGCTGCTGTTTTTTTTGCTGGTTGTCCGGTTGCTCTTTCTTCTCTGTTTTCTTTATATAATGTTAATCGTCAGGATATTAAGAATGAGGTGTGGCCCGCTCTTCTGCCGCCTGAGTACGATGAGGAGCTTACTATTTGGGATAATATCAGGCGAGGTGATATTCTGTTTTTTCATCCGTATCATTCTTTTTTGCCTGTTATCAGGCTTGTTGAGGATGCCGCAGTGGATCCTTGTGTATTGGCAATAAAGATGACTCTGTATAGAACCAGTACTAATTCTCCTATTGTTGCAGCTCTTGAGAGAGCTGCAAGAAATGGTAAGATTGTTGTTGCTGTTGTTGAGCTTAAGGCTCGCTTTGACGAGCAGCGTAATATTGCCTGGGCAAGAAGGCTTGAACGTGCCGGTGCTACAGTGCTCTATGGTATAAGGAATCTTAAGGTCCATGCCAAGGCTCTTATGATTATAAGAAATGAGGATGACGGGCTCAGGCGTTATGTTCATGTTTCTACGGGAAATTATAATGAAAATACAGCTCAGTTTTATTCTGATATAGGGATTATGACAGCCAGGGAGGATTTATGCACTGAAATGGGGCTTTTTTTTAATATGCTTACGGGGTATACGGCTGTAAACAGGCTGGAAAAGCTCGCAATGGCTCCTGTAAATCTTAAGGAGAGGTTTATTTTTCTTATAGATAGAGAGATTGCAAGGAAGCGTGACGGTGAGAATGCAAGGATTATTGCAAAACTCAATTCTCTTGTGGACAGGGATATTATAGAATCTTTGTACAGGGCTTCTTGTGAGGGGGTTGAAATTTTTTTGTGTGTCAGGGGTGTGTGTATGCTTGTGCCGGGTGTGTCGGGGTTAAGTGAGAATATTTCTGTTATCAGTATTGTGGATAGGTTTCTAGAGCATTCCAGGATTTTCTATTTTGAGAATGGGGGAGAGCCGGAGGTTTTTATTGCTAGTTCTGACTGGATGCCAAGGAATCTGGAACGAAGGGTAGAGTTGCTTGTGCCAGTGGAGAGGAGTTTTGCCAAAAAACGCATCATAGATGTTCTTTCTTTTTATTTTTCTGATACTTCTCATGCTTATTGTCTTGATGATTCTGGATCTTATGAAAGGGTGGAGGGGGTGTCTAATAGGCGTGCACAGCAGCTTATGTATGAGTATTTCAGAATGGTGTCCGATAAGGGGGGAAGGGCTGGGATCTCTGATGGTGTTTTTAATGTGAGAAGGAGTCCTTCTTCCAGCTAG
- a CDS encoding HD domain-containing protein — MFYSIRRICKWIEKSYIVLIMTKGQNQKAVAVLDIGSIALRLVIAELIPGKDFKILDRAVRNCALGKDVFENGFVSEPVFKAMRKILKDYKELLSSWGLKTQDVRAIATSALRDAENRDTIIDRIKIELGYNIEVVEGLEQNHLTYLAVDRALRNYPVFYESGSLVVESGGGSTDIIILDRGAMVSAHSLDLGTVRLLKQLPPRKRNNATIELLVKENISATKSFLKTDFKLADISTYIAVGGDARFMASIKGVQESPSFKAVEKDYFYDFLDEIEAMSLDRLVARFSLSYSDAEHLFPALLIHSHFLAETKADFIIVPEVSMREGALISMSMPDKKGIKHNFYRQIMDSARNLAKRYFCDMRHVEQVKKLACMLFDSVSVLHGLTEYERLILEVAALLHDVGRYINPALHELHGSYIIKNSELFGLSTLEIELIADVVSMHRGDFKTFSSRRADNVLLAKKLAAILRVADALDSGHVSKIMAISVDITEDEVVLFTEKEEELVTEKYALAQKSDLFKDVFARRIRLV; from the coding sequence ATGTTTTATTCAATAAGAAGAATATGTAAATGGATAGAAAAATCATATATAGTATTAATAATGACAAAAGGCCAGAATCAAAAAGCAGTAGCTGTTCTCGATATAGGTTCCATAGCCCTGCGTCTGGTAATAGCAGAGCTTATCCCAGGTAAAGATTTTAAAATTCTTGATAGAGCTGTGAGAAACTGTGCGCTTGGTAAGGATGTTTTTGAAAACGGCTTTGTTTCTGAGCCTGTTTTTAAAGCAATGAGAAAGATATTAAAGGACTATAAAGAGCTGCTTTCCTCATGGGGGCTCAAAACTCAGGATGTGCGTGCCATAGCTACCAGCGCATTGAGAGATGCAGAAAACAGAGATACCATCATAGATAGAATAAAAATTGAACTTGGATACAATATAGAAGTTGTTGAAGGCCTAGAACAAAATCATCTTACCTATCTGGCGGTTGATAGAGCTCTCAGAAACTATCCTGTTTTTTATGAATCCGGCAGCCTTGTTGTAGAATCAGGTGGTGGAAGCACGGACATAATCATTCTTGACAGGGGGGCAATGGTTTCTGCGCATTCTCTTGATTTGGGTACTGTCCGCTTGTTAAAGCAGCTTCCCCCTCGTAAAAGGAACAATGCTACTATTGAGCTTCTTGTTAAAGAAAACATAAGTGCTACCAAGTCTTTTCTTAAAACGGATTTTAAACTTGCAGATATTTCCACATATATTGCAGTAGGCGGAGATGCCCGTTTTATGGCTTCTATAAAGGGAGTACAGGAATCCCCCTCTTTTAAGGCTGTGGAGAAAGATTATTTTTACGATTTTTTGGATGAAATAGAGGCTATGAGTCTGGATAGGCTTGTTGCACGTTTTTCTCTTTCTTATTCTGATGCCGAACATCTTTTTCCTGCATTGCTTATTCACAGCCACTTCCTTGCGGAGACAAAAGCGGATTTTATTATTGTCCCAGAGGTCAGTATGCGAGAAGGTGCTCTTATAAGTATGTCTATGCCGGATAAAAAAGGTATAAAGCACAACTTTTACAGACAGATTATGGATTCTGCTCGGAATCTTGCAAAAAGGTATTTTTGTGATATGAGACATGTCGAGCAGGTTAAAAAGCTGGCTTGTATGCTTTTTGATTCTGTTTCTGTTTTACATGGCCTTACGGAATATGAAAGGCTTATTCTTGAAGTTGCTGCTCTTCTTCACGATGTAGGACGGTATATTAATCCTGCGTTACATGAGCTTCATGGTAGCTATATAATAAAAAATTCCGAACTTTTTGGTCTTTCTACTTTAGAAATAGAGTTAATTGCTGATGTCGTATCCATGCATAGGGGAGATTTTAAGACCTTTTCTTCAAGAAGGGCTGATAATGTTCTTCTTGCAAAAAAACTTGCTGCTATTCTCCGTGTTGCAGATGCTCTTGATAGCGGGCATGTTTCTAAGATTATGGCTATTTCTGTGGATATAACAGAAGATGAGGTTGTTCTCTTTACAGAAAAAGAGGAAGAACTTGTCACGGAAAAATATGCATTGGCTCAGAAGTCGGATTTGTTTAAAGATGTGTTTGCAAGGAGGATCAGACTTGTATGA
- a CDS encoding NfeD family protein — METYIPVLWAIGGLVLILSEFWVSGFVIFFFGTGAIINAIITYFLPIRDNIPLQILLWAINSMLTLFLLRRFIAPLFAGKTIDPEKDTEGEGEKVLVVEDISSDKPGRIRYKGTFWTAITYDEEPIRKDSYAIILEKEGLKFIVSAADEPLFDKTQND; from the coding sequence ATGGAAACATACATACCTGTCCTCTGGGCTATAGGAGGGCTTGTTCTTATTCTTTCCGAGTTCTGGGTATCCGGCTTTGTTATATTTTTCTTCGGCACAGGAGCAATAATCAATGCTATTATAACCTATTTTCTTCCCATACGAGACAACATACCTCTCCAGATTTTACTCTGGGCAATAAATTCCATGCTTACTCTTTTTCTTTTAAGAAGATTTATAGCACCTCTTTTTGCAGGAAAAACAATAGATCCGGAAAAGGATACAGAAGGAGAGGGAGAAAAGGTTCTGGTTGTAGAGGATATAAGCTCTGACAAACCAGGCAGGATAAGATACAAAGGGACATTCTGGACTGCCATAACTTATGATGAAGAGCCTATAAGAAAGGATTCTTATGCAATCATCCTGGAAAAAGAAGGGTTAAAATTTATCGTAAGTGCAGCAGATGAGCCTTTATTTGATAAAACTCAGAATGATTAA
- a CDS encoding stomatin-like protein, giving the protein MGTFLSYLISFFILWLVFTIFFRLIRIVPEQEAWIVEQFGKYRKTLGAGLHIIIPIIQKVAYKHTLKEQVIDVSPQSCITKDNVQVTVDGVLYLKVVDPVKASYGINNYIYASIQLSQTTMRSEIGKIELDNTFSERDTINNNIVKAVDVASDPWGVKVTRYEIKDITPPLSVLESMEQQVMAEREKRAQILESEGEREANINTAKGEKQSAINTSEGEKIARINKAEGEAYYIRTVAEATAESLEEVSKAIAEPGGKQAVKLKIAQDFIAKLNTILNSSKTSVMPLDLSQIKAVFDTASNSGLIKGGK; this is encoded by the coding sequence ATGGGGACTTTTTTATCTTATCTGATAAGCTTTTTTATCCTATGGCTGGTGTTCACCATATTTTTCAGACTGATACGGATTGTACCGGAACAGGAAGCGTGGATTGTCGAGCAGTTTGGTAAGTATCGCAAGACATTAGGTGCAGGATTGCATATTATTATACCTATTATCCAGAAAGTGGCATATAAGCATACACTTAAAGAACAGGTAATAGATGTGTCCCCTCAATCATGTATAACCAAGGATAATGTGCAGGTTACTGTCGACGGAGTGCTTTACCTAAAGGTAGTAGATCCTGTCAAAGCAAGCTACGGTATAAACAATTATATATATGCTTCTATACAGTTATCTCAGACAACAATGCGTTCCGAAATAGGAAAAATAGAGCTTGATAATACTTTTTCTGAGCGTGATACCATCAACAACAATATTGTAAAAGCTGTAGATGTAGCATCCGACCCATGGGGTGTAAAGGTTACACGTTATGAGATAAAGGATATAACACCTCCATTATCTGTTCTGGAATCCATGGAACAGCAGGTAATGGCAGAAAGAGAAAAGCGAGCCCAAATTCTTGAAAGTGAGGGAGAAAGAGAGGCCAATATCAATACTGCCAAGGGAGAAAAGCAGAGCGCAATAAATACTTCGGAAGGAGAAAAGATCGCAAGGATAAATAAGGCAGAGGGAGAGGCTTACTACATAAGGACAGTTGCGGAAGCAACGGCAGAAAGTCTGGAAGAGGTTTCCAAGGCAATTGCAGAACCAGGCGGGAAACAGGCTGTAAAACTCAAGATTGCTCAGGACTTTATAGCAAAACTCAACACCATACTCAATAGTTCCAAGACATCTGTTATGCCACTGGATTTGAGCCAGATTAAGGCGGTTTTTGATACAGCAAGTAACTCCGGTCTTATAAAAGGAGGTAAATAA
- a CDS encoding stomatin-like protein, with protein sequence MGEFILIPIFVVLGIIAFIFIIQIFRSIRIVPAQTVLIVERLGKYSKTLEAGFHILVPFIDVVRYQHSLKEQAIDVPRQTAITKDNVKIEIDGVLYFKVVDPVKASYGITNYAYATVQLAQTTMRSAIGLLNLDKTFEERDNLNAQILKEISDATEPWGVQIIRYEIQNINVPPTILNAMEYQMKAEREKRARIEKSLGEMESSINYSQGYMQKLIQDSEGEKQSFINKADGKAAEIRALGKATAESIRSLAKAVSSSAGEDAVMLQISQEYLNTLESIGKDDTSIILPLDISDVDKVLSNLNKYIKG encoded by the coding sequence ATGGGTGAATTTATACTTATTCCTATTTTTGTTGTTCTCGGGATAATAGCTTTTATTTTTATTATACAGATTTTTAGGAGTATAAGAATTGTCCCAGCACAGACTGTTCTTATCGTAGAAAGGCTTGGCAAGTATTCCAAAACCCTGGAAGCAGGGTTCCATATTCTTGTGCCGTTTATAGATGTAGTACGGTATCAGCATTCTTTAAAAGAACAGGCAATAGATGTCCCCAGACAAACAGCAATTACCAAGGATAATGTCAAGATAGAAATAGATGGTGTTCTTTATTTTAAGGTAGTAGATCCTGTTAAAGCAAGCTACGGAATAACCAACTATGCATATGCAACAGTGCAGCTTGCTCAGACTACAATGCGCTCTGCCATAGGGCTTCTTAATCTGGATAAGACTTTTGAAGAAAGAGATAATCTCAATGCTCAGATTCTCAAAGAGATATCGGATGCAACAGAGCCATGGGGCGTACAGATTATAAGGTATGAGATACAGAATATAAATGTTCCTCCTACTATTTTAAATGCCATGGAATACCAGATGAAGGCAGAGAGAGAAAAACGTGCCAGAATAGAAAAAAGCTTAGGAGAGATGGAATCTTCTATCAATTATTCTCAGGGATATATGCAAAAACTTATTCAGGATAGTGAGGGAGAAAAGCAGTCTTTTATAAACAAAGCAGATGGTAAAGCAGCAGAGATAAGGGCTCTGGGGAAAGCTACTGCAGAGAGTATACGTTCTCTTGCAAAGGCGGTTTCATCTTCTGCAGGAGAAGATGCTGTTATGCTGCAAATTTCTCAGGAATATCTAAATACGCTGGAGAGTATAGGAAAGGATGATACGTCTATAATCCTGCCTCTTGATATATCGGATGTGGATAAGGTTTTGTCCAATCTTAATAAATATATAAAAGGATAA
- the aspS gene encoding aspartate--tRNA(Asn) ligase: MRTLAKEVSQHIGKEITVQGWVHRIRELGGISFVLLRDRSGLIQLVFQGSPDIGHEYVISASGKVEASDKAEGGAEIHVSSIEVLAKAEQDLPIPVNQDPSQLSIEAILDNRLISLRNPKIRSIFQMQSGLVKYFADYLRSKDFTEIKTSKLISSGTEGGTGLFEVNYFDNKVYLAQSPQFYKQAMVASGLERVFEIGMAYRAEKHDTPRHLNEYVSMDVEMGFIESEHELMDLEEGILSYIFEETAKNHADILNLWGATVPDPDKVSKIPRIPYDEAKKIASDRAGKKLFELNPEAERVLCDWAAEEAGIEAVFVHSFPRRARPFYTYPDGRSTKSFDLLFRGLEITTGGRRINDYNMLKEVLPHFGLTEEGLGGYMDIFKYGCPPHGGFAIGLERLTQKILGLANVKEASLFPRDRKRVTP; encoded by the coding sequence GTGAGAACCCTGGCAAAAGAAGTATCACAGCACATAGGAAAAGAAATAACAGTACAGGGTTGGGTACACAGGATAAGAGAGCTTGGGGGAATATCCTTTGTTCTTTTGAGAGACAGGAGCGGGTTGATACAGCTTGTATTTCAGGGAAGCCCTGATATAGGCCATGAGTATGTTATAAGCGCAAGTGGAAAAGTAGAAGCCAGTGACAAGGCAGAAGGTGGAGCAGAGATACACGTAAGCAGTATAGAAGTACTTGCAAAAGCGGAGCAGGATCTTCCCATACCTGTAAATCAGGATCCCTCACAACTCTCCATAGAAGCCATACTTGACAACAGACTTATATCACTCAGAAATCCAAAGATAAGAAGCATATTCCAGATGCAGTCAGGACTTGTAAAGTATTTTGCAGATTACCTTCGCAGCAAGGATTTTACAGAGATAAAAACAAGCAAACTAATATCTAGCGGAACAGAAGGAGGGACAGGGCTCTTTGAAGTCAATTACTTTGATAACAAGGTCTATCTTGCACAGTCCCCCCAGTTTTATAAGCAGGCCATGGTAGCATCCGGACTTGAGCGGGTCTTTGAAATAGGTATGGCATACAGAGCAGAAAAACACGATACTCCGAGACACCTCAACGAATACGTATCCATGGATGTTGAGATGGGCTTTATAGAAAGCGAGCACGAGCTTATGGACCTGGAAGAAGGGATTTTGTCCTACATCTTTGAAGAGACAGCAAAAAACCATGCGGATATATTAAACCTTTGGGGTGCCACAGTACCTGATCCTGACAAAGTAAGTAAAATCCCCAGAATACCCTATGATGAAGCAAAAAAAATAGCATCTGACAGAGCCGGCAAAAAACTCTTTGAGCTCAATCCTGAGGCGGAGAGAGTACTGTGTGACTGGGCAGCAGAAGAAGCCGGCATAGAAGCGGTCTTTGTCCATAGCTTTCCGAGACGAGCGCGGCCGTTCTACACCTATCCGGATGGCAGAAGTACAAAGAGCTTTGACCTCTTGTTTCGCGGACTTGAGATAACAACAGGCGGACGCCGCATAAACGATTATAACATGTTAAAGGAAGTACTGCCTCACTTTGGCCTTACGGAAGAAGGCCTTGGAGGATACATGGACATCTTCAAATACGGATGTCCTCCTCATGGAGGCTTTGCAATAGGACTGGAAAGGCTCACACAAAAAATACTTGGACTTGCCAACGTAAAAGAAGCGAGCCTTTTTCCCCGTGACAGGAAAAGAGTAACACCCTGA